The genomic region TAAATATCTTTACGGTGAACTATTCGGGCAAATTCTACCGTGCCCTTTTCAATGAAAAGCCCAACTCTATATTCGCCAATTCGTATCCTATACACGTTTTTAAATCCCTTCAGCTTCTTTATGTTCCCTATCTCCGCAAGCTTAGTGGCTTCTTCAACCTCTGCTATGGCATGGGCAACATCGTTTTTTACCGATTGGCTTAGCTTGCCAATATCCCTGTTGAAGCTGCTGAGGAATTCAACCTTCATATCCCAAGGCTCTTCATAACTGTTTCCTTCGAAACCTTTTCTTTTCTATCGACCTTTTTCATCAGCTCTACCAGCCCAATATCCTCTTTTTCTTCGTTCGATAGTTCAGCGGAGGCGATGTTCATCCGGCGGAGTATTTCCTTAATGAAGTTGAGTTCCTCTTCGCTTTTTGGGGTTATAATAATAGAGTTCATTATTTTC from Williamwhitmania taraxaci harbors:
- a CDS encoding type II toxin-antitoxin system RelE family toxin, translating into MKVEFLSSFNRDIGKLSQSVKNDVAHAIAEVEEATKLAEIGNIKKLKGFKNVYRIRIGEYRVGLFIEKGTVEFARIVHRKDIYKVFP